In Oscillatoria acuminata PCC 6304, a single window of DNA contains:
- a CDS encoding anthranilate synthase component I, whose amino-acid sequence MASVKTQKCRLGGDRHLVRILGDTFHLGMASVNPLNTTPIPPWYWRSLPLKQRTGTQVFEALFLIPQSENKQPEAAIVTLLESPYPTPTPIPEARYSICAGAPRWIDNRPQVWTPEVGEILPNLRQLLKRKQPEPPERIQELDTLQLLSRDELPFTGGWLGWLGYDLAWEIENLPHLNDDPLPFPVSYWYEPANFAILDHHQQQLWIASSDHDELDLLEKKLESSCAREISPHPSPHTEGFIPPYPQFHLSQFDYEERVRKAQKYITAGDIFQANLSLRFETTTQQESWDVYRTLHTINPSPFASYWRTPWGDVVSCSPERLVQLQGKTAQTRPIAGTRGRGKTPEQDEQLATELLANRKELAEHIMLVDLERNDLGRVCEWGTVQVNELLTIERYSHVMHLVSNALGTLRGDRDSIDLIRATFPGGTITGCPKVRCMEIIEELEPVRRSLFYGSSGYLDWRGQLDLNILIRTLLFAPETSGTAKNEGKSYRVWGQVGAGIVADSEPEKEWYESLDKARAQLAALQMAIASGEG is encoded by the coding sequence GTGGCATCCGTTAAAACTCAGAAATGTAGACTGGGTGGCGATCGCCATCTTGTTCGGATTTTGGGGGATACGTTTCATCTGGGGATGGCAAGCGTGAACCCATTAAACACAACACCCATCCCCCCTTGGTATTGGCGATCGCTGCCGTTAAAACAGCGGACGGGTACTCAAGTATTTGAGGCATTGTTTCTGATTCCGCAATCTGAAAACAAGCAACCGGAAGCGGCGATCGTCACCCTCCTAGAAAGTCCTTATCCGACTCCCACCCCCATCCCAGAAGCGCGATATTCTATCTGTGCTGGTGCACCGAGATGGATTGACAACCGTCCGCAAGTGTGGACTCCAGAAGTTGGAGAAATTCTGCCCAATTTGCGGCAACTACTCAAGCGCAAACAGCCAGAACCACCTGAACGGATTCAAGAACTTGATACCCTCCAACTCCTGAGTCGTGATGAGCTTCCTTTCACCGGAGGATGGTTAGGATGGTTGGGGTATGATTTAGCTTGGGAAATTGAAAATCTTCCTCATTTGAACGATGATCCCCTGCCCTTTCCGGTGAGTTACTGGTATGAACCGGCTAACTTTGCGATTCTGGACCATCATCAACAACAGTTGTGGATTGCTAGTAGCGATCACGATGAACTGGATCTCCTCGAAAAGAAATTAGAAAGCTCTTGCGCCCGGGAAATCTCTCCTCACCCATCACCTCACACCGAGGGGTTTATTCCCCCCTATCCTCAATTTCATTTGTCGCAATTTGACTATGAAGAACGGGTTAGAAAAGCTCAAAAATATATCACGGCGGGGGATATTTTTCAAGCCAATTTGTCCCTGCGATTTGAAACGACAACTCAGCAGGAAAGTTGGGACGTTTATCGGACCTTGCATACCATTAATCCCTCTCCCTTTGCCAGTTATTGGCGGACTCCCTGGGGAGATGTGGTGAGTTGTTCTCCGGAGAGATTGGTGCAATTACAAGGGAAAACGGCCCAGACTCGCCCGATTGCTGGAACTCGTGGTAGAGGGAAAACACCCGAACAGGATGAACAACTCGCCACCGAATTACTCGCTAACCGGAAAGAACTTGCCGAACATATTATGTTGGTGGATTTGGAACGGAATGATTTAGGCAGAGTTTGCGAATGGGGAACGGTACAAGTTAATGAATTATTGACCATTGAACGGTACAGTCATGTCATGCACTTGGTGAGTAATGCTCTGGGTACTCTCCGTGGCGATCGCGATAGTATTGATTTAATTCGCGCTACCTTTCCCGGTGGCACCATTACTGGCTGTCCCAAAGTCCGATGCATGGAAATTATTGAAGAATTAGAACCCGTGCGGCGCAGTCTGTTTTATGGTTCCTCTGGCTATTTAGACTGGCGGGGACAGCTTGATTTGAATATTTTGATTCGGACCTTATTATTTGCGCCAGAAACCTCGGGAACGGCCAAAAATGAGGGTAAAAGTTATCGAGTCTGGGGACAAGTGGGGGCCGGAATTGTCGCTGATAGTGAACCAGAAAAAGAATGGTATGAGTCCCTAGATAAAGCCCGGGCCCAACTGGCGGCATTGCAGATGGCGATCGCCTCCGGTGAAGGGTGA
- the psbA gene encoding photosystem II q(b) protein: MTTTLQQRESANLWDRFCEWVASTENRLYIGWFGVLMIPTLLSATVCYIIAFIAAPPVDIDGIREPVAGSLLYGNNIISGAVVPSSNAIGLHFYPIWEAASLDEWLYNGGPYQLVIFHFLIGIFCYMGREWELSYRLGMRPWICVAYSAPVAAASAVFLIYPIGQGSFSDGMPLGISGTFNFMLVFQAEHNILMHPFHMLGVAGVFGGSLFSAMHGSLVTSSLVRETSETESQNYGYKFGQEEETYNIVAAHGYFGRLIFQYASFNNSRSLHFFLAAWPVVGIWFTALGVSTMAFNLNGFNFNQSIIDSTGRVVNTWADVINRANLGMEVMHERNAHNFPLDLAAGEATPVALTAPSING; this comes from the coding sequence ATGACCACAACTTTACAGCAGCGCGAAAGCGCTAATCTGTGGGACCGCTTCTGCGAATGGGTCGCTTCTACCGAAAACCGCCTCTATATCGGCTGGTTCGGTGTGTTGATGATTCCCACCCTCTTAAGCGCTACCGTCTGCTACATCATCGCCTTCATCGCGGCACCCCCCGTGGACATCGATGGTATCCGCGAACCCGTTGCCGGTTCTCTGTTGTATGGAAACAACATCATCTCTGGTGCTGTTGTTCCTTCGAGTAACGCGATCGGTCTGCACTTCTACCCTATTTGGGAAGCAGCCAGCTTGGATGAGTGGCTCTACAATGGTGGCCCTTACCAGCTTGTGATTTTCCACTTCCTCATCGGCATCTTCTGCTACATGGGTCGTGAGTGGGAACTCTCCTACCGCTTAGGAATGCGTCCTTGGATCTGCGTCGCTTACTCTGCACCTGTTGCAGCAGCAAGCGCCGTGTTCTTGATCTACCCGATCGGACAAGGTTCTTTCTCTGATGGTATGCCCTTGGGTATCTCTGGAACCTTCAACTTCATGTTGGTGTTCCAAGCTGAGCACAACATCCTGATGCACCCCTTCCATATGTTGGGTGTGGCCGGTGTGTTCGGTGGTTCCTTGTTCAGTGCCATGCACGGATCTCTGGTTACCAGTTCTTTGGTTCGTGAAACCTCTGAAACCGAATCTCAAAACTACGGTTACAAATTCGGTCAAGAAGAAGAAACCTACAACATTGTCGCCGCTCACGGTTACTTTGGTCGTTTAATCTTCCAATATGCTTCGTTTAACAACAGCCGTTCTTTGCACTTCTTCTTAGCTGCTTGGCCGGTTGTGGGTATCTGGTTCACTGCTTTAGGTGTGTCCACGATGGCCTTTAACTTGAACGGATTCAACTTCAACCAGTCCATCATTGACTCGACTGGTCGTGTTGTGAATACCTGGGCTGATGTGATTAACCGCGCTAACCTGGGTATGGAAGTGATGCACGAGCGTAATGCTCACAACTTCCCCCTTGATTTGGCTGCTGGTGAAGCAACTCCGGTTGCTTTGACTGCTCCTTCTATCAATGGTTAA
- the der gene encoding ribosome biogenesis GTPase Der, which translates to MALPIVAIIGRPNVGKSTLVNRIAGGKQAIVHDEPGVTRDRTYRDAFWQDRDFQIVDTGGLVFDDETEFLPLIREQVLTALSESSVALFIVDGQQGVTEADREIANWLRHQKVPVVLAVNKCESLMEGLTQAAEFWELGMGEPYPISAIHGSGTGDLLDVVIPHLPPTSEIEEIPEIKVAIVGRPNVGKSSLLNAFVGEKRAIVSPISGTTRDSIDTFVERNGTNYRIIDTAGIRKKKNVEYGPEFFGINRAFKAIRRADVVLLVIDAIDGVTEQDQKLAGRIEEDGRACVIVINKWDAIEKDSYTIYDYERDIKSRLYFLEWAEAIFVSAATGKRVENILDLVDKSADEHRRRVSTSVINEVLKDALHWHSPPTSRQGKQGKIYYGTQVTSQPPTIALFVNDPKRFNDNYRRYIERQFREQLGFTGSPLRLLWRGKKARDFEDNNTTNRAVKV; encoded by the coding sequence ATGGCTTTACCTATAGTTGCTATTATCGGACGCCCTAACGTGGGCAAATCAACCCTTGTCAATCGGATTGCTGGGGGTAAACAGGCGATCGTCCATGATGAACCGGGAGTCACCCGCGATCGCACCTATCGAGATGCCTTCTGGCAAGACCGAGACTTTCAGATCGTCGATACCGGCGGATTAGTCTTTGATGACGAAACCGAATTTTTACCCCTAATTCGAGAACAAGTCCTGACAGCGCTTTCGGAATCCAGCGTTGCCCTGTTTATTGTGGATGGACAACAAGGGGTTACGGAAGCCGATCGCGAAATTGCTAATTGGTTACGTCATCAAAAAGTCCCGGTTGTTCTTGCTGTGAATAAATGTGAATCCTTAATGGAAGGATTGACCCAAGCGGCAGAATTTTGGGAATTAGGCATGGGGGAACCTTATCCCATTTCTGCCATTCACGGCAGTGGAACGGGAGATTTATTAGATGTGGTGATTCCCCACTTGCCCCCGACTTCTGAAATTGAAGAAATTCCGGAAATTAAAGTGGCGATCGTTGGACGTCCCAATGTGGGTAAATCCAGCTTACTCAATGCCTTTGTCGGAGAAAAACGGGCGATTGTTAGTCCAATTTCCGGAACGACTCGCGACAGTATCGATACCTTTGTGGAACGTAACGGCACGAACTACCGAATTATCGATACTGCCGGGATTCGGAAAAAGAAAAATGTGGAATATGGACCGGAATTTTTTGGCATCAACCGGGCGTTTAAAGCGATTCGTCGGGCGGATGTGGTGCTGTTGGTCATTGATGCAATCGATGGGGTAACGGAACAGGACCAAAAACTGGCGGGACGAATCGAAGAAGATGGACGGGCCTGCGTGATTGTCATCAACAAATGGGATGCGATCGAGAAAGATTCCTATACCATTTATGACTATGAACGGGATATCAAAAGTCGCCTCTATTTCCTTGAATGGGCGGAAGCAATTTTTGTGAGTGCCGCTACAGGAAAACGGGTGGAAAATATCCTCGATTTAGTTGATAAATCGGCAGATGAACATCGGCGTCGGGTTTCTACTTCGGTGATTAATGAAGTGCTAAAAGATGCCTTGCATTGGCACAGTCCTCCGACCAGTCGTCAAGGAAAACAGGGTAAAATCTATTATGGGACTCAGGTAACCAGTCAACCTCCGACCATTGCCTTGTTTGTGAATGACCCGAAACGATTTAACGATAATTATCGCCGTTATATCGAACGGCAATTCCGTGAGCAACTGGGATTTACTGGTAGTCCATTGCGGTTGTTATGGCGTGGGAAAAAAGCTCGGGACTTTGAGGATAATAATACCACCAATCGAGCCGTTAAGGTTTAG
- the pipX gene encoding transcriptional coactivator PipX, protein MNTETYLNHPTFGLLYRVCLIEQNQELFTTLYAQRLFFLALSGIDGLRFEPVTRADARLLVENRLRLLRRMGQAQEFAELQLIHKRTFQ, encoded by the coding sequence ATGAACACTGAAACTTACTTAAATCATCCTACTTTTGGTCTCCTCTATCGGGTGTGTCTGATCGAACAAAATCAGGAGTTGTTCACGACCCTGTATGCCCAACGCCTATTTTTTTTAGCGCTTTCTGGCATAGACGGGTTAAGATTTGAGCCGGTCACCCGTGCCGATGCTCGCCTCCTCGTCGAAAACCGCTTGCGATTGCTCAGACGAATGGGGCAAGCTCAGGAATTCGCTGAACTTCAACTCATCCACAAACGCACGTTTCAATGA
- a CDS encoding Uma2 family endonuclease, with amino-acid sequence MSETVTDINRLSPFPDHTQLPEEDGTFVKNFQEHPQSILLTDSLGPVLEQRHPDGQYCIGQDSGIYWRETDPPEKGAEAPDWFYVPNVPPNLDGEVRRSYVFWRELMAPLIALEFASGNGEEERDRTPLGVSVEGKTVRPGKFWVYERIIRIPYYGIYEIKSGQLEVYHLTDFSYQMIEPNERGHYPIVPMGVELGLWQGIYQNQNQLWLRWWDLEGNLLLIGSERAELEKQRTEQEKQRAEAAEQRTEAAEQRTEQEKQRAEAAERKAARLAERLRSLGIDPDAEEDI; translated from the coding sequence ATGAGCGAAACAGTAACCGATATCAACCGCCTATCGCCATTCCCTGACCATACGCAACTACCAGAAGAAGACGGCACGTTTGTGAAAAATTTTCAGGAGCATCCCCAGAGCATCCTACTGACGGATTCCCTCGGACCCGTTTTAGAGCAACGGCATCCGGATGGACAGTATTGTATTGGACAAGATAGCGGCATTTACTGGCGAGAAACGGACCCCCCGGAAAAAGGAGCGGAGGCCCCGGACTGGTTTTATGTGCCCAATGTGCCACCCAATCTGGATGGGGAGGTGCGTCGTTCTTATGTGTTCTGGCGAGAATTGATGGCCCCTTTGATTGCCTTAGAATTTGCTAGTGGCAATGGTGAGGAAGAACGAGATAGAACTCCCCTGGGGGTATCTGTGGAGGGAAAAACGGTTAGACCGGGTAAGTTTTGGGTGTATGAACGGATTATCCGCATTCCCTACTATGGAATTTATGAAATCAAGTCGGGTCAGTTAGAGGTTTATCATTTGACGGATTTTTCTTATCAAATGATAGAACCGAATGAACGAGGTCATTATCCAATTGTGCCGATGGGAGTGGAGTTGGGATTATGGCAGGGGATCTATCAAAATCAAAACCAATTGTGGTTACGGTGGTGGGATTTGGAAGGGAATCTGTTGTTAATTGGTTCGGAACGCGCTGAGTTGGAAAAACAGCGAACGGAACAGGAAAAACAGCGAGCGGAAGCGGCTGAACAGCGAACGGAAGCGGCAGAACAGCGAACGGAGCAGGAAAAACAGCGAGCGGAAGCGGCAGAACGGAAAGCGGCACGATTAGCGGAACGTTTGCGATCGCTAGGAATTGACCCGGATGCGGAGGAGGATATCTAA
- a CDS encoding energy-coupling factor transporter transmembrane component T family protein, with protein sequence MDLLRSLPIGLYLEQPITWLHHLDARVKLLWLMSFLIAPVLANPIWRIGLVLLLILITISALIPLRVWRKQMGFLLTLSLLVCLITAIAPDGLPVEHQPRLPSQELTFDRQPITLPPTPIRNPWYNPFGWGQETPESEERIDSELPQPTDYRYVIFEQGRFTVTRRSLDLGIRIGTLFFTLIYSTNLYLLTTAPEEIAAGIEDLMSPLKRFNIPTTEIALTLTLSLRFIPLVLEEVQNLIRSVRTRAINWKKLGLRGTTKVWFSVVERLLENLLLRAQQIAGGMQVRGFTTPNTHRVQWHPLKLRNVDWVAIAILFGFWGIRFIWGWQA encoded by the coding sequence ATGGATTTATTGCGATCGCTGCCTATCGGCTTGTATTTAGAACAACCCATTACCTGGTTACATCACTTAGATGCGCGAGTTAAACTGCTGTGGTTGATGAGCTTTTTAATTGCGCCAGTCTTAGCAAATCCCATTTGGCGGATTGGGTTGGTTTTGCTGCTAATTTTGATTACGATTAGTGCCTTGATTCCTCTGCGAGTCTGGCGCAAACAAATGGGGTTTTTGTTAACCCTATCTCTGTTAGTTTGCCTAATTACAGCGATCGCACCCGATGGACTCCCGGTGGAACACCAACCGCGCCTTCCCTCTCAAGAGCTCACCTTTGATCGCCAACCCATCACCCTCCCTCCGACACCCATCAGGAATCCTTGGTATAATCCCTTTGGCTGGGGTCAAGAAACCCCCGAATCGGAGGAGAGAATTGACAGTGAACTCCCCCAACCCACGGATTACCGTTACGTCATCTTTGAGCAAGGGCGGTTTACGGTTACCCGTCGTTCTCTGGATTTAGGAATCAGAATTGGTACTCTATTTTTCACCCTAATTTATAGCACCAATCTGTACCTTTTGACTACAGCACCCGAAGAGATTGCGGCGGGAATTGAAGATTTAATGAGTCCTCTGAAACGGTTTAATATTCCCACCACAGAAATTGCCCTAACTTTAACCCTATCCCTGCGGTTTATTCCCCTAGTGTTAGAAGAAGTTCAAAACTTAATTCGGTCCGTGCGAACTCGCGCCATTAATTGGAAAAAATTGGGCTTGCGGGGAACAACTAAAGTATGGTTTAGTGTAGTAGAAAGATTGCTAGAAAATCTGCTATTGCGGGCTCAACAAATTGCGGGAGGGATGCAGGTGCGAGGATTTACTACTCCCAACACCCATCGGGTGCAGTGGCATCCGTTAAAACTCAGAAATGTAGACTGGGTGGCGATCGCCATCTTGTTCGGATTTTGGGGGATACGTTTCATCTGGGGATGGCAAGCGTGA